The Corynebacterium occultum sequence AGTAGCGGACATCGACACCCTCGGCGTTGGCTTCCTCGGTGGCCTTGCCCTCAGCGCGAACGTTGAAGGCGATGATGACCGCGTTGGAGGCCGCTGCCAGAGTGACGTTGGTCTGGGTGACCGCACCGACGCCACGGTCGATGATGTTGAGCTGAACCTCGTCGTCGATCTCGAGCTTGAGCAGCGACTCCTCCAGGGCTTCCACCGAACCGGCGTTGTCGCCCTTGAGGATGAGGTTGAGGGTGCTGGTTTCCTTGAGCACGGAATCCAGGTCCTCCAGGGAGACACGCTTACGACTGCGTGCCGCCATGGCATTGCGCTTGCGGGCATTGCGCTGGTCAGCGATCTGACGAGCGAGGCGGTCATCCTCGACAACCATGATGTTGTCGCCGGCGCCGGGCACGCCGTTGAGACCCTGGACCTGGACCGGACGGGACGGGCCCGCCTCTTCCACGTCTTCGCCATGCTCATCAACCATGCGACGAACACGGCCATAGGTGTCACCGGCGACGATGGAGTCACCGACGCGGAGGGTACCGCGCTGGACGATGACGGTGGCCACGGGGCCACGACCACGGTCGAGGTGTGCTTCGATGGCGACACCCTGGGCATCCATATCCGGGTTGGCGCGCAGATCCAGTGCCGCGTCAGCGGTCAGCAGGACAGCTTCGAGCAGCTCATCGATGTTCAGACCCTGCTTGGCGGAGATGTCGACGAACATGGTGTCGCCGCCGTACTCCTCCGGAACAATGCCGTACTCGGTGAGCTGGCCACGGATCTTGTCCGGAGCCGCTTCTGGCTTATCAATCTTGTTCACCGCGACGACGATCGGGATATCGGCAGCCTTGGCATGGTTGATCGCTTCAACGGTCTGCGGCATGACGCCGTCATCCGCAGCGACAACCAGAATCGCCAAGTCGGTGGACTTGGCACCACGGGCACGCATGGCGGTGAAGGCCTCGTGACCCGGAGTATCCAGGAAGGTGATCTTCCGGTCGCGGTTCTCAATGGCGATATCAACCTGGTAGGCACCGATGCCCTGGGTGATGCCACCGGCCTCACGGCCGCCGACATTCGCCTTACGGATGGTGTCCAGCAGTCGGGTCTTACCATGGTCGACGTGACCCATGACGGTGACCACCGGGGGACGCTTGGCGAGGTCATCATCCTCACCCTCGTCCTCACCGAACTGCAGGTCGAAGCGCTCGAGGAGCTCACGGTCCTCATCCTCCGGGGAGACGACCTCAACCTTGTAGTTGATCTCGTCGCCCAGCAGCTGCAGGGTCTCATCGGAGACAGAAGCAGTTGCGGTGACCATTTCACCCAGGTTGAACAGCGCCTGAACCAGTGCCGATGCCTCGGCGCCGATCTTCTCGGCGAAGTCAGAGAGGGAGGCACCACGACGCAGGCGAAGGGTTTCACCGCGGCCGTCCGGCAGACGAACGCCACCGATGACGTTCGGTGCCTGCATTGCCTCGTATTCATTACGCTTCTGACGCTTCGACTTACGGCCACGACGCGGTGCGCCACCGGGACGCCCGAAAGCACCCGCGGTACCACCACGACGTCCGCCGCGAGCTCCGCCGCCCTTGAAACCGCCACCGGTACCCTGACCGCCAGCGCCACCGGGGCCGCCACGGCCACCACGGCCGCCACCGGCAGCCTTGGCCGGCATCGCGGCGGGGTTCGCGGGCATCATGGCCGGGCTCGGACGACGTCCGCCGCCCTGTGCCGGACGATCGCTGCCCTGTGCCGGACGGTCACCGCCGGGACGCGGGCTACGACCCTTGGCACCGGCACCGGCACCGGCGCTCTGGCCACCACGGCCACCTGCGGCACCACCCGGGCGAGGTCCACCACCGGGGCGAGGTCCACCGCCGGGACGGGGTCCGCCACCGGGGCGAGGTCCGCCACCGGGACGGGGAGCCGGACGCTCACCGCCACCGGAGGAGAAGGGGTTGTTGGCGACTCGCGGAGCGCGGCCACCCGGCTTGGGGCCGGGCTTTGCCATCGGACGGGGCATTGCAGCCTCGCTCGGCTTCGGAGTACCGCCAGGCTTAGGTGCTGCGGCGGCCGGGGTCGGCTTAGCAGCAGCCGGCTTAGCAGCAGCCGGCTTTGCTGCGGCGGCCGGCTTTGCTGCGGCGGCCGGCTTTGCTGCGGCGGCCGGCTTTGCTGCGGCGGCCGGGGTCGGCTTTGCGGCGGCCGGCTTTGCTGCGGCGGCCGGGGTCGGCTTAGCGGCAGCCGGCTTTGCTGCGGCGGCCGGGGTCGGCTTAGCGGCAGCCGGCTTTGCTGCGGCGGCCGGGGTCGGCTTGGCAACAGCAGCAGGCTTAGGGGCACCCGGCTTAGGTGCGGCACCCGGCTTGGGTGCAGCGCCCGGCTTGGGTGCAGCGGAACCCGGGGTGGGGGCCGCATTGTTTTCAGCACCATTGGAGGTGCCGTAGTGGCTGCGCATCTTCTTGACCACCGGGGGTTCGATGGTCGAGGATGCGGTCTTAACGAACTCGCCCTGCTCTTTGAGCGTTCCGAGTAATTCCTTGCTGGTTACGCCGAGCT is a genomic window containing:
- the infB gene encoding translation initiation factor IF-2, with translation MPGKLRVHELAKQLGVTSKELLGTLKEQGEFVKTASSTIEPPVVKKMRSHYGTSNGAENNAAPTPGSAAPKPGAAPKPGAAPKPGAPKPAAVAKPTPAAAAKPAAAKPTPAAAAKPAAAKPTPAAAAKPAAAKPTPAAAAKPAAAAKPAAAAKPAAAAKPAAAKPAAAKPTPAAAAPKPGGTPKPSEAAMPRPMAKPGPKPGGRAPRVANNPFSSGGGERPAPRPGGGPRPGGGPRPGGGPRPGGGPRPGGAAGGRGGQSAGAGAGAKGRSPRPGGDRPAQGSDRPAQGGGRRPSPAMMPANPAAMPAKAAGGGRGGRGGPGGAGGQGTGGGFKGGGARGGRRGGTAGAFGRPGGAPRRGRKSKRQKRNEYEAMQAPNVIGGVRLPDGRGETLRLRRGASLSDFAEKIGAEASALVQALFNLGEMVTATASVSDETLQLLGDEINYKVEVVSPEDEDRELLERFDLQFGEDEGEDDDLAKRPPVVTVMGHVDHGKTRLLDTIRKANVGGREAGGITQGIGAYQVDIAIENRDRKITFLDTPGHEAFTAMRARGAKSTDLAILVVAADDGVMPQTVEAINHAKAADIPIVVAVNKIDKPEAAPDKIRGQLTEYGIVPEEYGGDTMFVDISAKQGLNIDELLEAVLLTADAALDLRANPDMDAQGVAIEAHLDRGRGPVATVIVQRGTLRVGDSIVAGDTYGRVRRMVDEHGEDVEEAGPSRPVQVQGLNGVPGAGDNIMVVEDDRLARQIADQRNARKRNAMAARSRKRVSLEDLDSVLKETSTLNLILKGDNAGSVEALEESLLKLEIDDEVQLNIIDRGVGAVTQTNVTLAAASNAVIIAFNVRAEGKATEEANAEGVDVRYYTVIYKALEEVEAALKGMLKPIYEERSVGTAEIRAIFKASAVGLIAGCMVESGKVRRNASIRLMRDGNVVTDTAKIVSLRREKDDTTEVSAGYECGMVLSYPNIAVGDKIEVFEMVEVPRD